One segment of Triticum aestivum cultivar Chinese Spring chromosome 2A, IWGSC CS RefSeq v2.1, whole genome shotgun sequence DNA contains the following:
- the LOC123185886 gene encoding protein NRT1/ PTR FAMILY 8.2-like encodes MGEVGADTIYTQDGTVDIKGNQAVKSSTGTWRACPYILANECCERLAYYGMSANLSNFMLDNMGMNKSDAANTVSNWTGTCYAAPLIGAFLADAYLGRFWTIASFVIIYVIGLGLLTVAASVKGLVPTCAAKGVCDPTAGQTAAVFVGLYLVALGTGGIKPCVSSFGADQFDEHDESERRSKSSFFNWFYLSINIGALVASSVLVNVQVRYGWGWGFGIPAVVMAIAVGSFFVGTPLYRHQRPGGSPLTRIAQVLVAATRKLSVPVDGSALHETTDRGSGIEGSRKLERTEQFRFLDKAAVETAADRTATAPSAWRLCTVTQVEELKSVVRLLPIWASGIVFAAVYGQMNTVFVFQGNTLDKRMGAHFSIPSASLSTFDTLSVIFWVPVYDRLLVPAVRSVTGHPRGFTQLQRMGVGLVVSIFSMVAAGVLELFRLRAVARLGLYGEDDIVPISIFWQVPQYFIVGAAEVFVFVGQLDFFYDQAPDAMRSMCMALSLTAVALGSYVSTLLVTVVKKVTTRGGGQGWIPDKNLNVGHLDYFFWLMTVLSVVNFVVYLPIANWYAYKRTAEAGDNPEANEGGDDDQ; translated from the exons ATGGGGGAGGTTGGCGCGGACACCATCTACACCCAAGATGGCACCGTGGACATCAAGGGCAACCAGGCCGTCAAGAGCAGCACCGGCACCTGGCGCGCCTGCCCCTACATCCTCG CTAACGAATGCTGCGAGCGGCTGGCGTACTACGGCATGAGCGCCAACCTGAGCAACTTCATGCTGGACAACATGGGCATGAACAAGAGCGACGCCGCCAACACCGTCAGCAACTGGACGGGGACCTGCTACGCCGCCCCCCTCAtcggcgccttcctcgccgacgCCTACCTCGGCCGCTTCTGGACCATCGCCTCCTTCGTGATCATCTACGTCATCGGCCTGGGCCTCCTGACGGTTGCGGCGTCGGTGAAAGGGCTGGTGCCGACGTGCGCGGCCAAGGGGGTGTGCGACCCGACGGCGGGGCAGACGGCGGCGGTGTTCGTGGGTCTGTACCTCGTTGCCCTGGGCACGGGCGGGATCAAGCCCTGCGTGTCCTCGTTCGGAGCCGACCAGTTCGACGAGCACGACGAGAGCGAGCGGCGGAGCAAGAGCTCCTTCTTCAACTGGTTCTACCTGTCCATCAACATCGGCGCGCTGGTGGCGTCGTCCGTGCTGGTGAACGTGCAGGTGCGCTACGGCTGGGGCTGGGGCTTCGGCATCCCCGCCGTCGTCATGGCCATCGCCGTCGGCAGCTTCTTCGTCGGCACGCCGCTCTACCGCCACCAGCGCCCCGGCGGCAGCCCGCTCACCCGCATCGCGCAGGTGCTCGTCGCCGCCACGCGCAAGCTGAGCGTCCCCGTCGACGGGTCGGCGCTGCACGAGACGACGGACAGGGGGTCCGGCATCGAGGGGAGCCGCAAGCTGGAGCGCACCGAGCAGTTCAGGTTCCTCGACAAGGCGGCCGTGGAGACGGCGGCGGACAGGACGGCGACGGCGCCATCGGCGTGGAGGCTGTGCACGGTGACGCAAGTGGAGGAGCTCAAGAGCGTGGTGCGGCTGCTGCCCATCTGGGCGAGCGGCATCGTCTTCGCGGCGGTGTACGGGCAGATGAACACCGTGTTCGTGTTCCAGGGAAACACCCTCGACAAGCGCATGGGCGCGCACTTCTCCATCCCCTCTGCCTCGCTCTCCACCTTCGACACCCTCAGCGTCATCTTCTGGGTGCCCGTGTACGACCGCCTCCTCGTCCCGGCCGTCCGCTCCGTCACCGGCCACCCGCGCGGCTTCACGCAGCTCCAGCGCATGGGTGTCGGCCTCGTCGTCTCGATcttctccatggtcgccgccggcgtgctCGAGCTTTTCCGCCTCCGCGCGGTCGCGCGGCTCGGGCTGTACGGGGAGGACGACATCGTGCCCATCTCCATCTTCTGGCAGGTGCCGCAGTACTTCATCGTCGGCGCCGCCGAGGTGTTCGTCTTCGTGGGGCAGCTGGACTTCTTCTACGACCAGGCGCCGGACGCCATGAGGAGCATGTGCATGGCGCTGTCGCTGACGGCGGTAGCGCTGGGAAGCTACGTGAGCACGCTGCTGGTGACGGTGGTGAAGAAGGTGACGACGAGGGGTGGAGGACAAGGGTGGATCCCGGACAAGAACCTCAACGTCGGCCACCTCGACTACTTCTTCTGGCTGATGACCGTGCTCAGCGTTGTCAACTTTGTTGTCTACCTGCCCATCGCCAACTGGTACGCCTACAAGAGGACCGCCGAAGCCGGAGACAACCCGGAGGCCAATGAAGGAGGTGATGATGACCAGTGA